The Aureitalea marina genome includes a window with the following:
- a CDS encoding YbaB/EbfC family nucleoid-associated protein, giving the protein MFGDIMGMMGKLKETQAKVEETKKQLDHVLIDEQSSDGLLKLTLTANRTIKTIEVDPELMQDKEQLEDYLILTLNRAIDRATAMQEAELAAVAKEGMPNIPGMDLFK; this is encoded by the coding sequence ATGTTTGGAGATATTATGGGCATGATGGGTAAGCTTAAAGAAACCCAGGCCAAAGTAGAAGAGACCAAAAAGCAATTAGACCACGTTCTGATAGACGAGCAGTCTTCTGATGGACTGCTGAAGTTGACCCTGACGGCCAACCGGACGATCAAGACCATAGAAGTTGACCCGGAATTGATGCAGGACAAAGAACAGTTGGAGGACTATCTCATTCTGACGCTCAACAGGGCGATTGATCGAGCCACTGCCATGCAAGAGGCCGAATTGGCAGCAGTCGCAAAAGAAGGGATGCCCAACATTCCTGGTATGGACCTTTTTAAATAG
- a CDS encoding YegP family protein, whose product MFEVKKSGDKYHFVLKAANGQVILSSQMYASKSGAMNGVDSVRKNCGNDDCWERKTAKNGKFHFNLKSTNGQIVGSSQMYASESGMNNGIQSVKNNAPGADVKEVE is encoded by the coding sequence ATGTTCGAGGTAAAGAAAAGCGGGGACAAATATCACTTTGTACTAAAAGCAGCAAATGGTCAGGTCATTCTGTCCAGCCAGATGTATGCGTCTAAATCCGGCGCAATGAACGGGGTCGATTCGGTACGCAAGAATTGCGGAAACGATGACTGCTGGGAAAGAAAGACGGCCAAGAATGGTAAATTCCATTTCAACTTGAAATCCACAAATGGTCAGATCGTTGGAAGCAGCCAGATGTATGCCAGCGAGTCCGGTATGAACAACGGAATCCAATCTGTCAAAAATAATGCACCAGGTGCGGATGTGAAGGAAGTGGAATAA
- a CDS encoding threonine aldolase family protein — MIIDLRSDTVTQPTPGMLEAIANAVTGDDVYKEDPTVNQLEKYVADLFGMDQALYFPTGTMANQAAIKLHTQPGEQLICDRWAHVYNYEGGGVSFNSGVSCKLLQGDRGMVTAKQVESAINPPDFYHSPQTSLVTLENTTNKGGGACYDLKEIEKIRTVCDKNGLGLHLDGARLMNALVARNEDPGDYGLVFDTITLCLSKGLGAPMGTVLIGKNKLMEGAMRVRKVLGGGMRQIGYMAAAGIYALDNHIERLAEDHQRALEIALLLKSRPYVKKVEETETNIVIFYLEDSVKEEKFLSDMSEMEVKLSSMGEGKLRLVTHLDYSPEMHEKFLGILDNYK, encoded by the coding sequence ATGATCATAGACCTGAGAAGTGATACCGTAACCCAGCCTACGCCTGGTATGCTGGAAGCCATTGCTAACGCGGTAACGGGAGATGATGTCTATAAGGAAGATCCAACAGTGAATCAACTGGAAAAGTATGTGGCTGATCTGTTTGGGATGGATCAGGCACTCTATTTTCCAACTGGAACCATGGCCAACCAGGCCGCTATCAAGCTGCATACTCAACCCGGTGAGCAGCTAATCTGTGATCGCTGGGCTCATGTGTATAATTATGAGGGTGGAGGCGTTTCATTCAACAGTGGAGTCTCCTGTAAACTATTGCAAGGAGATCGAGGCATGGTGACGGCTAAGCAGGTAGAGTCTGCTATCAATCCACCGGATTTTTATCACAGTCCCCAGACCAGCCTGGTCACCTTGGAAAATACGACCAACAAGGGTGGAGGAGCCTGTTATGATTTGAAAGAGATTGAGAAGATCCGTACGGTTTGTGACAAAAATGGTCTGGGCCTGCACCTGGATGGAGCTCGGCTGATGAATGCCCTGGTTGCCAGGAATGAGGACCCCGGGGATTATGGACTGGTTTTCGATACCATCACACTTTGTCTGAGTAAAGGCCTGGGGGCGCCTATGGGAACCGTGCTCATTGGTAAGAACAAGCTGATGGAGGGAGCCATGCGCGTCAGGAAGGTACTAGGAGGAGGTATGAGGCAGATCGGCTATATGGCGGCTGCGGGCATCTATGCCTTAGACAACCACATAGAACGCTTGGCAGAGGATCATCAGCGCGCTCTGGAGATTGCCCTACTTTTAAAATCCCGACCGTACGTAAAGAAGGTGGAGGAGACAGAGACCAACATTGTGATCTTCTACCTGGAGGATTCTGTCAAAGAAGAAAAGTTCCTTTCGGATATGTCCGAGATGGAGGTTAAGCTCAGTAGCATGGGAGAAGGGAAACTTCGCCTGGTCACCCACTTGGATTATAGCCCGGAAATGCACGAAAAATTCCTAGGAATATTGGACAACTACAAATAA
- a CDS encoding zinc-dependent metalloprotease: MWDNGGDAATELDQVMQIRKQAMNRFGLDNIRNGEPYTQMEDVFVPLYFFHRYQAEAAVKLVGGMEYDYRVKGTAGEEVSYVDAKTQRRALESLLTTLDANNLAIPEELLAIFPPRAYGYNRNRESFQSSMGVAFDALSAAATAGDFSIGLLLHPQRANRVIQQKALDSGQLGLEEVVNALIDQGFLFSRSRSDYHQEVTNMMAYRVVEHLKNLAAHKATLPQVKGEANAGLSRISSMLNDRTDSFSKQVVKEIEAFNKAPDKFNVIPVLKIPDGSPIGEIGCYQD; this comes from the coding sequence TTGTGGGACAACGGCGGTGATGCCGCGACCGAATTAGATCAAGTTATGCAGATCCGAAAGCAGGCTATGAACCGCTTTGGATTGGATAATATCCGGAATGGAGAACCCTATACCCAAATGGAGGATGTCTTTGTTCCGCTGTATTTCTTCCATCGTTACCAGGCGGAAGCCGCTGTGAAATTGGTCGGCGGTATGGAATACGATTATCGGGTCAAAGGCACAGCGGGAGAGGAAGTCTCCTATGTAGATGCAAAAACACAACGGCGTGCCTTAGAATCCTTATTAACGACATTAGATGCAAATAACCTGGCCATTCCGGAGGAGTTATTAGCCATCTTTCCACCTCGGGCCTATGGCTATAACCGCAACCGGGAATCCTTTCAAAGCTCCATGGGAGTTGCATTCGATGCCTTGAGCGCGGCCGCCACTGCTGGAGATTTCAGCATTGGCTTATTGTTGCATCCGCAGCGCGCCAACCGCGTGATCCAGCAAAAAGCCTTGGATTCCGGTCAGTTGGGATTAGAGGAAGTAGTAAATGCTCTTATCGATCAAGGCTTTTTATTCTCTCGATCCCGGAGTGACTATCACCAAGAAGTGACCAATATGATGGCCTACCGCGTGGTTGAGCATCTAAAGAATCTGGCTGCCCACAAAGCCACCTTACCTCAAGTAAAAGGAGAAGCCAATGCCGGTTTGAGCAGGATCAGTTCTATGTTGAACGATCGAACGGACTCATTTTCGAAACAAGTAGTTAAAGAAATTGAGGCCTTTAACAAGGCTCCAGATAAATTTAATGTGATTCCTGTATTGAAAATTCCTGATGGATCACCCATCGGGGAGATCGGTTGTTATCAAGACTAA
- a CDS encoding DUF5117 domain-containing protein: MKRTTLLMIALMMSICGWSQFLTDKTEKQSFDGFFDFHYVEAEGKIYLEVDKLNQDFLYVQSLSTGVGSNDIGLDRGQLGNEVVVYFEKAGDKLLLIQRNLGYRANSDNALERRSIEQAFAKSVLFGFPIKDTQNGTYLVDFTPFILLDAHGVAQRFKQRKEGNYKLDKKRSAVWMERTKAFPKNVEFEAMLTFAGEPTGRNIRSVTPDSRSVSVVQHHSFIELPDNNYQARKFDPRSGSFSINYLDYATPIWEPIRKRFITRHRLEKKNLGASPSEAVEPIVYYLDPGTPEPVRSALLEGASWWNQAFEAAGYINAFQVKMLPADADPMDVRYNVIQWVHRSTRGWSYGASVIDPRTGEILKGHVSLGSLRIRQDYMIAQALMDQPFAERDDNYQPMLEMALARIRQLSAHEVGHTLGFAHNFAASTNNRASVMDYPHPTLRLNRGQIDFSQAYDTGIGEWDKVIVNYSYGDPAGGQSEDDFLDAVLSQAQADGLRYISDPDARPQGGHTLKLICGTTAVMPRPN, from the coding sequence ATGAAAAGAACTACACTATTAATGATTGCCTTGATGATGAGCATCTGTGGCTGGTCGCAATTTCTGACCGACAAGACGGAGAAACAATCATTCGACGGATTCTTCGACTTTCACTATGTGGAAGCCGAAGGCAAGATCTATTTGGAAGTTGACAAGCTGAATCAGGACTTCCTTTATGTGCAGTCTCTCAGTACTGGCGTAGGGTCCAATGATATTGGGCTGGACCGCGGCCAATTGGGAAATGAAGTAGTGGTTTACTTTGAAAAGGCAGGGGATAAACTGCTTTTGATCCAACGAAACCTAGGTTATAGAGCGAATTCGGATAATGCCCTGGAGCGTAGATCTATAGAACAAGCATTTGCTAAATCTGTACTCTTCGGATTTCCTATCAAGGACACCCAAAATGGCACCTACCTGGTAGACTTTACTCCTTTTATCCTGCTGGATGCCCATGGAGTGGCACAGCGATTCAAACAGCGCAAGGAGGGGAATTACAAACTGGATAAAAAGCGGAGTGCTGTTTGGATGGAGCGAACCAAAGCCTTTCCCAAGAATGTGGAATTTGAGGCCATGTTGACTTTTGCCGGTGAGCCTACTGGGAGGAATATTCGTTCCGTGACCCCGGATTCTCGTTCGGTCTCGGTCGTACAGCATCATAGTTTTATTGAATTACCGGATAATAATTACCAAGCCCGCAAATTTGATCCTCGATCAGGCAGTTTCTCGATCAATTACCTGGATTATGCCACCCCTATTTGGGAGCCTATCCGTAAGCGGTTCATTACACGTCACAGACTGGAGAAAAAGAATCTTGGTGCTTCCCCTAGTGAAGCTGTGGAACCTATAGTCTATTACCTGGACCCTGGTACCCCGGAGCCAGTCCGCTCTGCTTTACTAGAAGGTGCCAGCTGGTGGAACCAGGCCTTTGAGGCAGCTGGCTATATCAATGCCTTTCAGGTTAAAATGTTGCCAGCCGATGCTGACCCCATGGATGTACGTTACAATGTGATCCAATGGGTACATCGATCGACCCGGGGTTGGAGCTACGGAGCCAGTGTGATCGATCCAAGAACAGGGGAGATCTTGAAGGGACATGTTAGTCTGGGTAGCCTCAGAATACGTCAGGACTATATGATCGCCCAGGCATTGATGGATCAGCCATTTGCCGAGCGCGATGATAATTACCAACCCATGCTGGAGATGGCACTGGCAAGAATACGTCAATTATCAGCTCATGAAGTTGGTCATACACTTGGGTTTGCACATAATTTTGCCGCTAGTACTAATAATAGGGCCAGTGTGATGGATTACCCGCATCCAACTTTGAGGCTGAATAGGGGGCAGATCGATTTCTCCCAGGCCTACGATACTGGTATCGGAGAGTGGGATAAGGTGATCGTCAATTACTCATACGGAGATCCAGCAGGAGGACAATCTGAAGATGATTTCCTGGATGCCGTGCTGAGCCAGGCACAGGCCGATGGATTGCGTTACATTTCTGATCCGGATGCCAGACCACAGGGGGGGCACACGCTAAAGCTCATTTGTGGGACAACGGCGGTGATGCCGCGACCGAATTAG
- the prfB gene encoding peptide chain release factor 2 (programmed frameshift), whose amino-acid sequence MTPTDQLKDLRDRLVALRRYLDVDGKKIAISNDEEKTFDPNFWNNPKEAEAFMKQLRNKKKWVEDYDRSVNLTDEAEVLYEFYKEGEGTEDQVKQELDKAQELIETLEFKNMMSDEGDDLSAVLQITAGAGGTESCDWAQMLMRMYLMWAERQGFKVRELNFQAGDVAGVKTVTLEIDGEYGFGWLKGENGVHRLVRISPFDSNAKRHTSFASVYVYPMVDDSIAIDINPADISWDFARSSGAGGQNVNKVETKAILTHHPSGIVIHNSETRSQLENREKAMQMLKSQLYEIELRKRQAARDAIEDSKMAIEWGSQIRNYVLHPYKLIKDVRTQHETGNTDAVLNGDLDGFLKSFLMMTGQPEEETEL is encoded by the exons ATGACCCCAACAGATCAATTGAAAGATCTACGAGATCGCCTGGTTGCGTTAAGGAGGTATCTT GACGTCGATGGAAAGAAAATAGCCATCTCCAACGACGAAGAAAAAACCTTCGATCCCAACTTCTGGAACAACCCTAAGGAAGCTGAGGCTTTTATGAAGCAACTGCGAAACAAAAAGAAATGGGTGGAGGACTACGACCGATCGGTAAATCTGACAGACGAGGCAGAGGTCCTCTACGAATTCTACAAGGAAGGCGAAGGTACCGAGGATCAGGTAAAACAAGAATTGGACAAGGCACAGGAACTGATCGAAACCCTGGAATTCAAGAACATGATGAGCGACGAGGGGGACGACCTCAGCGCAGTACTTCAGATCACCGCCGGTGCGGGAGGGACGGAAAGCTGTGATTGGGCTCAAATGCTGATGCGGATGTACCTGATGTGGGCAGAACGTCAGGGCTTTAAGGTCCGGGAATTGAACTTTCAAGCCGGTGATGTAGCAGGAGTTAAAACAGTAACCCTCGAGATCGATGGCGAATACGGCTTCGGTTGGCTCAAAGGAGAGAATGGGGTTCATCGATTGGTCAGAATATCGCCTTTCGACTCAAACGCCAAGCGCCATACCAGCTTTGCCAGCGTTTATGTCTATCCCATGGTAGACGATAGTATTGCCATCGATATAAACCCGGCGGACATTTCCTGGGATTTTGCCCGCTCAAGTGGAGCCGGAGGACAGAACGTGAACAAGGTGGAGACCAAGGCAATCCTTACTCACCACCCTTCCGGAATCGTGATCCACAACAGTGAGACCCGTTCTCAGCTGGAGAATAGGGAAAAGGCCATGCAGATGTTGAAATCACAACTGTATGAGATCGAGCTTCGGAAACGCCAGGCAGCGCGTGATGCGATTGAAGACAGCAAGATGGCTATCGAATGGGGGTCACAGATCCGCAATTATGTGCTTCATCCCTACAAACTGATCAAAGACGTCAGGACCCAGCATGAAACAGGTAATACCGATGCCGTTCTAAATGGCGATCTGGATGGTTTTCTGAAGTCATTTTTAATGATGACGGGGCAGCCCGAAGAAGAGACCGAATTGTAG
- a CDS encoding carbohydrate kinase family protein: protein MKPYKVAVLGPIPRDTITTHHGEVIKKYGCATHTAIAISNLLGNKGTVYPVTHVRKTDHPAIIELLEPYSNINTDYISDKADRGDVIHLKFVDQNKRLEKQTAFMTPILPADVEPLLDCDVFVCVPVTDFEVPLETLKYIKKNSDASIVFDAHGPTTALTNHGERVTKFWVDRDVWLPYIDVLKMNKEEANLSWFEHEYDEDELEGNHEIDEALLPQFAMHSLKHGLKSLFVTLDAYGVMVYTMENGELKQQHVPSVPVEHVIDTTGCGDSFAGGVAFSLLLNPDDSIRAAQYGNAMGAQRTQGKTFEVFKSLEETNLMLEHAYGKPL from the coding sequence ATGAAACCATACAAAGTTGCCGTACTGGGGCCCATCCCCAGGGATACCATCACCACTCATCACGGAGAAGTGATCAAGAAGTACGGTTGCGCAACCCATACGGCCATTGCGATCTCCAACCTCTTGGGAAACAAGGGGACGGTATATCCCGTGACCCATGTCAGAAAGACGGATCATCCGGCTATCATAGAATTGCTTGAGCCCTATTCCAACATCAATACCGATTATATAAGCGACAAAGCAGATCGTGGAGATGTGATCCATTTGAAATTTGTGGACCAGAACAAAAGACTGGAGAAGCAGACCGCCTTTATGACTCCCATTCTACCTGCTGATGTTGAACCACTGTTGGACTGCGACGTATTCGTTTGTGTTCCTGTGACCGATTTTGAGGTTCCACTGGAAACCCTGAAATACATCAAAAAGAATAGTGATGCATCTATAGTATTTGATGCTCATGGCCCCACCACTGCTTTGACCAATCACGGTGAGCGAGTAACCAAGTTCTGGGTGGACCGGGATGTCTGGCTTCCGTATATCGATGTTTTGAAGATGAATAAGGAAGAGGCAAACCTGAGCTGGTTTGAGCATGAATACGATGAAGACGAACTGGAAGGTAACCACGAAATAGACGAGGCCCTTCTTCCACAATTTGCTATGCACAGCCTGAAGCACGGCTTAAAGTCGTTGTTTGTTACCCTGGATGCATATGGTGTTATGGTCTATACCATGGAAAATGGAGAGTTAAAGCAACAACATGTGCCTTCAGTTCCTGTGGAACACGTAATAGACACTACCGGTTGCGGAGATTCCTTTGCGGGTGGAGTGGCCTTTAGTCTGCTCCTTAACCCAGATGATAGCATCCGGGCAGCCCAGTATGGGAACGCTATGGGTGCACAACGTACCCAGGGAAAGACATTCGAGGTCTTTAAATCGCTGGAGGAAACCAATTTGATGTTGGAGCACGCCTATGGAAAGCCCTTATAA
- a CDS encoding HAD family hydrolase: protein MESPYKTVIFDLGGVLIDWSPEYVFLKEFRGNREKMDWFLNEICAWDWNANQDAGYPIVQATEDRVAMFPEYEKLIRMYYGRWNEMLGYTHEDTLEILRQLHSHPDYQVYALTNWSGELFPRALAKFDWLSWFEGIVVSGDEKMRKPFREIYELTLNRYSIDPKMAIFIDDSPKNVVGCEEVGITGLHFTGADKLRSDLIQLGISI, encoded by the coding sequence ATGGAAAGCCCTTATAAGACCGTCATCTTCGATCTGGGCGGAGTCCTGATCGACTGGAGCCCGGAATATGTTTTCCTAAAAGAATTCCGTGGAAATCGGGAAAAAATGGATTGGTTCCTCAACGAGATCTGTGCCTGGGACTGGAACGCTAACCAAGATGCGGGCTATCCCATTGTGCAGGCCACTGAAGATCGGGTAGCCATGTTCCCAGAGTACGAAAAATTGATCCGCATGTACTATGGCCGATGGAACGAAATGCTGGGCTATACACACGAAGACACCCTGGAAATCTTGAGACAATTGCATAGCCATCCGGATTATCAGGTATACGCCCTGACCAACTGGAGCGGTGAGCTTTTCCCAAGGGCACTGGCCAAGTTCGATTGGCTCAGTTGGTTTGAAGGCATAGTGGTTAGTGGGGATGAAAAAATGCGTAAACCATTCAGAGAGATCTACGAGCTTACCCTGAACCGCTATTCCATAGACCCGAAAATGGCTATCTTTATTGACGATAGCCCCAAGAATGTAGTGGGTTGTGAAGAAGTGGGCATTACTGGTTTACACTTTACCGGTGCCGATAAATTACGTTCGGACCTGATCCAGCTAGGAATATCAATATAG
- a CDS encoding cupin domain-containing protein: protein MEEIQQLVQQLRLLPHPEGGYYRETYRSDGLVSDFDLGNGQQAVRNYSTAIYFLLTQGNFSAFHRIRQDEVWHHYKGDSIRLHMIDPLGEYSEVKIGKDIASGEQLQFMVPAGYWFASEVEQDGQYALVGCTVAPDLTLRTLNWPMPKTSTRDGLNIPRSSTA, encoded by the coding sequence TTGGAAGAGATACAACAACTGGTCCAGCAACTAAGGCTACTTCCACACCCCGAAGGTGGTTATTACAGGGAGACTTACAGAAGTGATGGATTAGTTTCTGATTTTGATCTGGGCAATGGCCAGCAAGCCGTTCGCAATTACAGTACAGCCATTTATTTTCTGCTGACCCAGGGAAACTTTTCCGCATTTCACCGTATCCGGCAGGACGAGGTATGGCATCACTACAAAGGAGACAGCATTCGCTTGCATATGATCGACCCGCTGGGTGAGTATTCAGAGGTGAAAATTGGCAAGGACATAGCCAGTGGAGAACAGCTTCAATTTATGGTCCCGGCAGGCTACTGGTTTGCATCAGAAGTAGAACAAGATGGTCAATATGCTCTAGTTGGATGTACGGTGGCCCCGGATTTGACTTTGCGGACTTTAAATTGGCCAATGCCAAAGACCTCAACCAGAGATGGCCTCAACATTCCGAGATCGTCAACCGCCTGA
- a CDS encoding VOC family protein, which yields MLDFKLNFLDHVAIHVKDIETSIRWYEKTLGLKRYELPEWKPYPIFLLAGKTGIALFPADLDDTEVTFHSRNVKIDHYAFQVSREDLDRAILHYEQLGLEYNFQDHHYFHSVYTKDPDGHTVELTAIVVAEDQFYQKEP from the coding sequence ATGCTTGACTTTAAACTGAATTTCCTGGATCACGTTGCCATTCACGTTAAGGATATAGAGACTTCTATTCGCTGGTATGAAAAGACCCTTGGCCTGAAAAGATATGAATTGCCCGAGTGGAAACCTTATCCTATTTTCCTGTTAGCTGGAAAGACCGGCATCGCCCTATTCCCAGCCGATCTGGATGATACTGAGGTGACCTTCCACAGCCGAAATGTAAAGATCGATCACTACGCCTTCCAAGTGAGCCGGGAAGATCTGGACCGGGCTATCCTGCACTATGAGCAGTTGGGATTGGAATACAATTTCCAGGATCATCATTATTTTCATTCGGTCTATACCAAGGACCCCGACGGACATACTGTCGAACTGACGGCAATTGTAGTTGCTGAAGATCAATTTTATCAAAAAGAACCATGA
- the arsC gene encoding arsenate reductase (glutaredoxin) (This arsenate reductase requires both glutathione and glutaredoxin to convert arsenate to arsenite, after which the efflux transporter formed by ArsA and ArsB can extrude the arsenite from the cell, providing resistance.) codes for MTTIYHNPRCRKSRETLTLLQENGEDPQIILYLEEVPSEGEIRQLLDQLGISPMELIRKQESDWKENFKGKELTDQEIILAMHQYPKLIERPVVVKKGKAALGRPPENVLKIL; via the coding sequence ATGACTACCATCTATCACAATCCGCGATGCCGAAAATCGCGAGAAACCCTAACCCTCTTACAAGAAAATGGGGAGGATCCTCAGATCATTCTTTACTTGGAGGAAGTGCCTTCTGAGGGAGAAATAAGGCAACTTCTGGACCAACTAGGAATTAGCCCTATGGAGCTGATCAGAAAGCAGGAATCCGACTGGAAAGAGAATTTTAAGGGCAAGGAATTAACGGATCAGGAAATCATTCTTGCCATGCACCAATATCCCAAACTAATTGAGCGTCCGGTCGTTGTGAAAAAGGGCAAGGCAGCCCTTGGCAGACCTCCCGAGAACGTTCTGAAAATCTTGTAA